The Rhizobium sp. BT04 genomic interval CATGCCGATGCCCCGGTCTTTCGGCTCCTCCCAGCTGACATTCTTGCCCGAGATCCAGACCTCGCCCGATGTAATGTCCTGCAGGCCGGCAATGGCGTTCAAAAGCGTGGACTTGCCGCAGCCGGAAGGGCCGAGGAGCACCAGGAACTCGCGCGGTGCGATGTCGATCGACATCTTCTCGATCACCGTATGGTCACCATAGGCGATCTTCAGGTCCTTGACAGAGACGGCAGATTGCATGGAAGCGTTACCCCTTGACTGCGCCGGCCGCGATGCCGCGCACGAACCAGCGGCCGGACAGGAAATAGATGGCAAGCGGAACGATGGCGGTCAGGATCGTGGCCGCCATGTTCACATTGTAGGTACGCTCGCCCATCGTGGTGTTGACGATATTGTTGAGCTGCACGGTCATCGGCAGGTTGTCGCGCCCGGCAAAGACGAGACCGAGCAGGAAGTCGTTCCAGATGCCGGTGAATTGCAGCATGGAGACCACCACGACCATCGGCACGGCAATCGGCAGCATGATCTCGAAAAAGATGCGCCAGAAGCCGGCGCCGTCGACGCGTGCCGCCTTGCAGAGCTCCTCCGGGACGCTGACGAAATAGTTGCGGAAGAGCAGCGTCACCAGCGGCAGGCCGAAGATGACATGGACGAGGATGATACCGGGCAGCGAATTGTAGAGATCGATATTCGCCATCGCCCGGACCATCGGATAGAGGAAGATCTGGTAGGGGATGAGGCCGCCGGCCATCAGCAGGCCGAAGAGCAGGTTTGCCCCGCGCGGGCGCCACAGCGACAGAGCATAGCCGTTGACGGCGCCTGCGAAAACCGAGAGCGCGACCGAGGGCATGGTGATCGCCACCGAATTCCAGAAACCGCTGCGAATGCCGACGCAGACGGTTCCCATGCAGGCGCCCGACCAAGCGGTCACCCAGGCGGAGAAATCGAGCGTCGTCGGCAAGGCGAAGATCTGCCCGAGCCGGATTTCGTCCATGGACTTCAGCGAGGTGACGACCATAGTGTAGAGCGGCAGGAGGAAGAACAGCGCTGCGACGACAAGGAAGGCATAGAGGCCGATGCGCCCGGCGGTGATCTGTGCCGGCTTCGGGCCGTTCGGATGAGGATCGGCCATCACGCGGCTCTC includes:
- a CDS encoding carbohydrate ABC transporter permease; protein product: MADPHPNGPKPAQITAGRIGLYAFLVVAALFFLLPLYTMVVTSLKSMDEIRLGQIFALPTTLDFSAWVTAWSGACMGTVCVGIRSGFWNSVAITMPSVALSVFAGAVNGYALSLWRPRGANLLFGLLMAGGLIPYQIFLYPMVRAMANIDLYNSLPGIILVHVIFGLPLVTLLFRNYFVSVPEELCKAARVDGAGFWRIFFEIMLPIAVPMVVVVSMLQFTGIWNDFLLGLVFAGRDNLPMTVQLNNIVNTTMGERTYNVNMAATILTAIVPLAIYFLSGRWFVRGIAAGAVKG